One window of the Crassaminicella thermophila genome contains the following:
- a CDS encoding aspartyl-phosphate phosphatase Spo0E family protein, with amino-acid sequence MDKYNNKLKSLLDQIEQTRFALNELIKHKEENLLDQEVIELSQLLDKLLSKYDSMQK; translated from the coding sequence ATGGATAAATATAACAATAAATTAAAATCTCTCTTAGATCAGATTGAACAAACTAGATTTGCACTAAACGAATTAATCAAGCATAAAGAAGAAAATTTACTGGATCAAGAAGTAATTGAATTAAGCCAATTACTGGATAAATTACTATCAAAATATGATAGTATGCAAAAATAA
- a CDS encoding YopX family protein, protein MREIKFRGFSIDGLGWVYGLPCYDEYGVITEICFYKDFYNGVQFEDVILESIGQYTGLKDVNGMEIYEGDIITDSRKRLFKVEWNDWGWFNRPITNETSYPFFNNGIMKYMEIIGNIYENPELL, encoded by the coding sequence ATGAGAGAAATTAAGTTTAGAGGATTTAGCATAGATGGTTTAGGTTGGGTATATGGGTTACCCTGCTATGATGAGTACGGAGTAATAACGGAAATATGTTTTTACAAAGATTTTTATAATGGTGTACAGTTTGAAGATGTTATCCTTGAAAGCATAGGACAATATACAGGGTTAAAGGACGTGAATGGAATGGAAATTTATGAGGGAGATATTATTACAGATAGTAGAAAAAGATTGTTCAAGGTTGAATGGAATGATTGGGGATGGTTTAACAGACCGATTACAAATGAAACAAGCTATCCATTTTTTAACAATGGAATAATGAAATACATGGAAATTATCGGAAACATATATGAAAATCCAGAATTGCTGTAG
- a CDS encoding HNH endonuclease, which translates to MAKEFAKAFYKSKAWKKCREAYIKSVYGLCERCGKPGYIVHHKILLTYQNINDPDITLNWENLEYLCQNCHNQEHHRNCKATREGLMFDGEGNLVQSPL; encoded by the coding sequence ATGGCAAAAGAATTTGCAAAAGCATTTTACAAGAGCAAAGCATGGAAAAAATGTAGAGAAGCTTATATAAAAAGTGTATATGGATTATGCGAAAGATGTGGCAAGCCAGGATATATTGTGCATCACAAAATATTGCTTACATATCAAAATATTAATGACCCAGATATAACTCTTAATTGGGAAAACTTAGAATACTTGTGTCAGAATTGCCACAATCAAGAGCATCATAGAAATTGCAAAGCAACTAGAGAAGGGTTGATGTTTGATGGTGAAGGAAATCTAGTGCAATCCCCCCTATAA
- a CDS encoding P27 family phage terminase small subunit: MIKKELTEKDKAIKKEISRLKRILKELDKNKRDSAEGLIQEAAFMRATLQELKKSIDKNGPIDEMPQGKYSILREHPALKSYNTMIQRYTTVCKEIFNLLPKEVQKVEDDGFDDFVINK, encoded by the coding sequence GTGATTAAAAAAGAACTTACAGAAAAAGATAAAGCGATTAAGAAAGAAATAAGCAGACTTAAGCGGATATTGAAGGAGTTAGACAAAAATAAAAGGGATTCAGCAGAAGGACTTATTCAGGAAGCAGCTTTCATGAGAGCAACTCTTCAAGAATTAAAAAAGTCAATAGACAAAAATGGGCCAATAGATGAGATGCCGCAAGGAAAATATTCTATATTAAGGGAACATCCAGCTTTAAAATCTTACAACACTATGATACAGAGATATACAACAGTCTGTAAGGAAATCTTCAATCTTTTGCCAAAGGAGGTACAAAAAGTCGAAGATGATGGATTTGATGACTTTGTGATAAACAAATGA
- a CDS encoding antA/AntB antirepressor family protein, translating into MTLKLLWEQLGKPNGQFSKWANKRIKEVFKNGLEWSFSRIRIKDGRPKQVIKLTLETAKHVAMATGLDGNSSKKVREKGNLVRNYFYKKMEKKLLRDYEYWIMVREPQKEGYKKLSEVLDTNYQLTHEGKSAPNYVFSNEADMINRALLGMSAKKLQALLDTKDKATREHFTVEINKTISELQTMDMGLVMAGFDYETRKKTIANICSTKYKYMQLIVKELKKTA; encoded by the coding sequence TTGACGCTGAAACTTTTATGGGAGCAATTAGGTAAGCCGAATGGGCAATTTAGTAAATGGGCTAATAAAAGAATAAAGGAAGTGTTTAAGAATGGCTTAGAATGGAGTTTTAGCCGGATTAGGATAAAAGATGGTAGACCAAAACAAGTAATAAAATTAACTTTGGAAACTGCTAAACATGTAGCAATGGCTACTGGTTTAGATGGCAATTCGAGTAAAAAAGTAAGAGAAAAGGGAAATCTCGTTAGAAACTATTTTTATAAAAAAATGGAAAAAAAGCTTTTAAGAGATTATGAGTATTGGATCATGGTTAGAGAACCACAGAAAGAAGGATATAAAAAACTAAGTGAAGTATTAGATACAAATTACCAATTAACCCATGAAGGAAAATCAGCACCTAATTATGTATTTTCTAATGAAGCAGATATGATCAATAGAGCTTTACTTGGTATGTCGGCTAAAAAGCTTCAGGCACTATTGGATACAAAAGATAAAGCAACAAGAGAGCATTTTACTGTGGAGATCAATAAGACTATTTCTGAATTACAGACAATGGATATGGGTTTAGTAATGGCAGGATTTGATTATGAAACAAGAAAAAAGACAATAGCAAATATTTGTAGCACGAAATATAAATATATGCAGCTGATAGTAAAAGAATTAAAGAAAACTGCATAA
- a CDS encoding adenine nucleotide alpha hydrolase family protein — protein sequence MFSGGASSSYTAYLVLQEQKKEDVILLHTPTYSEHKDADRFRHKVANFLGLPITVVGDGRDIWDLIEDNNCLPSFHIPFCTTELKIKQSRKFFKMLSEDFIVYFGYGSDEWNRVQKQKIRFEAEGIKSRYPIFEKKISNDEIKNIIRNEWKICLPETYKYLKHNNCIPCFKGGKGHFRKVAKYYPEKFKRAMEIEEKIGHTVFKDCTLKDIWDEVQAGKLQESMFDDDFGIPCMCAD from the coding sequence ATGTTTAGCGGAGGAGCGAGTTCTAGTTATACAGCATATTTGGTTTTACAAGAACAAAAGAAAGAAGATGTTATATTATTACATACACCAACTTATTCAGAACATAAAGATGCAGATAGATTCAGACATAAAGTAGCTAATTTTCTAGGATTACCAATAACTGTAGTTGGAGATGGTAGAGATATATGGGATTTGATAGAAGATAATAATTGTTTACCAAGTTTTCATATACCATTTTGCACAACAGAGTTAAAGATCAAGCAATCGAGGAAGTTTTTTAAAATGTTAAGCGAGGATTTTATAGTATATTTTGGATACGGATCAGATGAATGGAATAGGGTACAAAAACAAAAGATTAGGTTTGAAGCAGAGGGGATTAAATCAAGGTATCCAATATTTGAGAAGAAAATTTCAAATGATGAAATAAAAAATATTATTCGCAACGAATGGAAAATATGTTTACCAGAAACGTATAAATACTTAAAGCATAACAACTGTATTCCGTGTTTTAAAGGTGGTAAGGGACATTTTAGAAAAGTAGCAAAGTATTATCCGGAAAAATTTAAAAGAGCAATGGAGATAGAAGAGAAGATAGGACATACGGTGTTCAAAGATTGTACACTAAAAGACATTTGGGATGAAGTACAGGCAGGAAAACTACAAGAATCTATGTTTGATGATGATTTTGGAATACCTTGTATGTGTGCTGATTAA
- a CDS encoding single-stranded DNA-binding protein, which translates to MNSVNLIGRWTKDPEMRFTQNGKALTKVSIAVNRTFGEGADFFEVVIWGKIAENTAQYTKKGSKVGIEGRLQQEIWEKDGQKRSKVVIVAERVEFLDNKNSQSNPNNEIDGFQAIDDDDDIPF; encoded by the coding sequence ATGAACAGTGTTAATCTTATAGGAAGATGGACAAAAGATCCAGAAATGCGATTTACTCAAAACGGAAAAGCATTAACAAAAGTAAGTATAGCTGTTAATAGAACTTTTGGAGAAGGAGCAGATTTCTTTGAAGTTGTGATATGGGGAAAGATTGCTGAGAATACAGCACAATATACGAAAAAAGGTAGCAAAGTAGGAATAGAGGGTAGGCTACAACAGGAAATATGGGAAAAAGATGGACAGAAAAGAAGTAAAGTTGTGATAGTAGCTGAGAGAGTAGAATTTCTTGATAATAAAAATAGCCAATCCAATCCCAATAATGAAATAGATGGATTTCAAGCAATAGATGATGACGATGATATACCATTTTAA
- a CDS encoding terminase large subunit, with amino-acid sequence MSVARKIVYELTYNPIVEYWDWINLNKKNRRKVSKKVYKVYKELIKIINDPNSEWEYDPKKANHAIEFIENYCKHSKGKLGGKPFILELWQKALVAATFGMVHKIDGTRKHQEVMLIVARKNGKSTLAAAIGLYLQIADGEPGAEIYACATKKDQAKIIWLEAKRMVKKSPVLRKRIKPLVAEMTSDFNDSFFKPLGRDSDSLDGLNVHGALLDEIHAWKDKNLYDVIVDGTSSREEPLIFITTTAGTVRESVFDIKYDEAEQVINGYDDPNGYKNERFLPIIYELDSRKEWIDPECWYKANPGLGTIKKLDQLENKVNKAKANSLLVKNLLCKDFNVRETSSETWLTFEQLNNPATYDLEVLRPRYGIGGADLSSTTDLTNATVIFMVQGDNTIYVLQMYWLPEDLLEKRVREDKIPYDIWRDLGLLRTVPGNKVHYKYVTEWFLEVQNEYDIYIPWTGYDSWSAEYWVQEMKSYFGKDSMDPVIQGKKTLSGPMKSLGADLESKRINYNNNPILKWCISNTSIDIDKNNNIQPIKSNQRRRIDGLAGLLNAYVCLERHYEDYINMI; translated from the coding sequence ATGAGTGTGGCAAGGAAAATAGTTTATGAATTAACTTACAATCCAATAGTTGAATATTGGGATTGGATTAATTTAAATAAGAAAAACAGAAGGAAAGTAAGCAAAAAAGTATATAAGGTTTATAAAGAACTTATAAAAATAATAAACGATCCTAATAGTGAATGGGAATATGATCCTAAAAAAGCTAATCATGCTATAGAATTCATTGAGAACTATTGCAAGCATTCTAAAGGGAAGCTTGGTGGGAAACCTTTTATATTAGAATTATGGCAAAAAGCTTTGGTTGCAGCTACATTTGGTATGGTTCATAAAATAGATGGTACAAGAAAACATCAAGAAGTTATGTTGATTGTAGCAAGGAAAAATGGCAAATCAACTCTAGCTGCTGCGATAGGATTATATCTACAAATAGCAGATGGAGAACCAGGAGCAGAAATTTACGCATGTGCAACTAAAAAAGATCAAGCGAAAATAATATGGCTTGAAGCTAAAAGAATGGTTAAAAAATCACCAGTGTTGAGAAAAAGGATTAAACCTTTAGTAGCAGAAATGACAAGTGATTTTAACGATTCTTTTTTTAAACCACTTGGTAGAGATTCAGATTCATTAGATGGACTGAATGTTCACGGAGCACTACTGGATGAAATTCATGCTTGGAAAGATAAAAATTTATATGATGTAATAGTTGATGGAACTTCTTCGAGAGAAGAACCTTTAATATTTATAACAACAACTGCTGGTACTGTAAGAGAATCTGTATTTGATATTAAATATGATGAAGCAGAGCAAGTGATAAATGGATACGACGATCCAAATGGTTATAAAAATGAAAGATTTTTACCAATTATTTATGAACTTGATAGTAGAAAAGAATGGATTGATCCAGAGTGTTGGTATAAAGCAAATCCGGGGTTAGGGACAATAAAAAAATTGGATCAGCTAGAGAATAAAGTTAATAAGGCCAAAGCTAATTCTTTGTTAGTTAAAAACTTGCTGTGCAAAGATTTTAATGTAAGAGAAACAAGTTCTGAAACATGGCTTACATTCGAACAGCTGAATAACCCAGCTACTTATGATTTAGAAGTCTTAAGGCCACGTTACGGCATAGGTGGAGCTGATCTTTCTTCTACAACTGACTTAACAAATGCAACTGTAATATTTATGGTACAAGGAGATAATACAATTTATGTATTACAGATGTATTGGCTTCCAGAAGATTTATTAGAAAAAAGAGTAAGAGAAGATAAAATACCATATGATATTTGGCGTGATTTAGGGTTATTAAGAACAGTGCCAGGAAATAAAGTTCATTACAAGTATGTAACAGAATGGTTTTTAGAGGTACAAAATGAATACGATATATATATCCCTTGGACTGGTTATGATTCATGGAGTGCTGAATATTGGGTACAAGAAATGAAAAGTTATTTTGGTAAAGATAGTATGGATCCGGTAATACAAGGTAAAAAAACTCTTTCTGGGCCTATGAAAAGTTTAGGTGCTGATTTAGAATCAAAAAGAATTAATTATAACAATAATCCAATACTTAAATGGTGTATTTCAAATACATCAATAGATATTGATAAAAATAATAATATACAACCTATTAAGAGTAATCAAAGAAGAAGAATAGATGGTTTAGCTGGGTTATTAAATGCTTACGTATGTTTAGAAAGACATTATGAAGATTATATAAATATGATTTAA